The Platichthys flesus chromosome 5, fPlaFle2.1, whole genome shotgun sequence genome contains the following window.
AGTCCTGGTTGAAGATGGTGTAGATGACCGGGTTTAGAGAGCTGTTAACGTACCCAATCCAGAAAAAGAACTTGAACAGGGTCTCAGGGATCTGGCACGGCTCCCGGCAAATGCCGTACAGGCTgtaggagaagaagaaggggaaccAGCACAGGACGAATACCCCCATGACGACAGCAAGGACAAAGGTGAAGCGCTTTTCCCTAGCGGCAGAGATTTTCTTTCGGTTGATGGTGCTCCTGCGTTTGCGGCGAGACGAGAACAGCTCCATGGACTTGGAACTGGCACGCGACTTTCTGCTGGAGTATTTAGAGGCGGAGCTGCTCTTCCGGCTGGACTTCCTGCCTTTCCTGTCTTCGTGGTGATGTTTGGACGAAGTCGAATTTTTTTTAGGCTTCTCATCCGATGAGCTGCTGTCTTCAAAGTCCTCGTCGTGGTCTGTTGACACGTGCTTCGGCTCATTCGGTAGGGGGGACTGAGCTGCCTGCTCCTGGCAGTGCCCGTTCTCACGTTCCTGGTCCTTCATGCTCCCGCCCCTGTTGGACTTCATTGACCCGCCTGGCTCAGCCTTGTCTATCCCATTTTCCCGAGGGGTGTCCacatccctcttcttctctgacatAGTTCTGGTCCTGGTCTTTGCCACCTGGTAGATGCGGATATATACCAGGATCATGATAACGCAGGGGGCAAAGAATGATCCAAGGCTGGAGTAGAGGATATACCAGGTCTCGTCGTTCAGGATACACTGGGGACTGGACTCGTTGCTGGTCCTATCCATCGATATGAGCGGTGGGAAGGAGATGACAGCCGAGATCAACCACACCACCACAATCATCCCTTTAACTCTTTTAGGTGTCCTCTTCAGGTTGTACTCTAAAGCCTGTGTCACAGACCAGTACCTGTCCAGACTAATGGCGCACAAGTGAACGATAGAAGAGGTGCAGAATAAAACGTCCAGGGCCAGGTAGATGTCACACCAGATTTTACCAAAAAACCAGTAGCCCATGAGTTCATTTGCCAGAGAGAAGGGCATGACGAGTGTGGCCACCAGTATGTCAGCACTGGCCAGGGATACCAGGAAAAGGTTCTGGGGTGGTTTTAGTGCTCTGCTTGTTAACACAGCGATGACAACCAAGACGTTCCCGACTATTGTAAACAAAATGAGGAAGCTGACCAGTCCAGCCAGACCCCAGATGGCCAGCTGGCTGTACTCGCTCTGAGAAGTGTTATTAGAATTAGAGGAGATGTTTTCTGCCTCCATCCCGTCCTCCAGGCTAGAGCTGTTAAAGAAATTCATTTTGACAGTTTTTTCCTCAGTAGCCAAGATTTGActtttttaaaaatctaaacGTGCGGGGATAATAAGTAGAAATATCCCAGGAGGACAACGGCGgatttttcacaacaaaaatcTTCATGAAATAgtgattttcttctttcctcacCTTCGTTATTCCACATCCTGCATGCAAGTGTTTCCTTTGGAAAAAAGAGAATGAGACaccgagagagaaagagagacagggcgggggggaggggggggtcgcAACATGCAAAGTCTTTTAAGTCCTTATTCCAGAAAACGTGCAGGACGCACAGCAGCGCAATTTCCGCGGTTGGGGTTCGGGGTCTCTCCTCATCTCGTCCTCTCCCATCCCGACTGCGCCCGCATCTCTCCACCTCCGCCTCCCCGTTGGGTCCTGAGAGAGGGTTGTAACAACCACGTGTCTCTctccttatctctctctctctctctctctatcccgctctccctctttctctctctctctctctctctttttatttcacattggAAAAAAATAGCAGGTGCGCGCTCCGCcctggagaggaggtggaggctaTTAGCGGAGGAGCGGAGATGGAGCCGGTGAAATAAGCAAAGACATCCGTTCCTCTGTGTAACTTTAGCAGTTGCAAACCGCTGCTGGTGCTGAGGGGGATGCGCTTTCGTTCACGCATGCCCGGTGTCTGTGAATCACAACGAGCTGGCTGCCAGTCAAACATCTGATCAGCGCATCTTCGATTATCTGACTTCTGAAGGTCCGCTCCAGCAAACAGGGGCGCGCACATGTTAATTTTAATAGACGCGGTGATGCTCGAGCTGGAGGTCACATTGCTGTCGATGCGCACTGCTCCGTCCTTCGGTGCGCACGCTGGAGGTCAGTGTTGTAACAGCCTGCCCGGGAGGGaccagcacacagacacacacacaaatgagcaCCTTGGTCTATAAGCCATTTCATATCATACACAACCATCAGGTGAATAGATTTTCCTGTTCCCAtagaaagagagtgtgtgtgtgtgtgtgtgtgtgtgtgtgtgtgtgtgtgtgaccttgtgTTGGAAACTTAATttccctgcctccccctgcctTTAttagtttgcatgtttgtgttgtgataatTGTGTTGATAAGAAGATTATAGGATTACACGATGCAGTTGACGTGTGATGGATCTGAGAGGCGCTTATGCTTTTGTGGAATATGAAAGGTGCTAAATCATCTGCATGGAGAACAGTGTGCAGTGCTTGTGGGATTCATGATCAATCGGTGTAAAGTAGAGGTTCATCCCCTGGATGTGTTTTATGTAGAGAACTGAATCTCTCATTATCTACGCACACACATCCCATTGCGCTTATACAGAACATGAAAATATACCGGGCTTAATTTTGAAGAAAGAATAAATCAATAGTCTTTTTTCCAAATGGGGCCCAATTAGGACCGTTTACAGTCATCCTCTACATTTCTAGGGATAAAACCTACATCTCTGGACTGAATAAGAAATACACCTGCTTTTCAACTCTGAGAAAGACGACcgatttttttcctccactgggaaataaagttaaaaggGCCGTATAAGCCGTGTCATGGGGGTGTTTTAAGTTAATCACAGCATTGACCGCTGCATCCATACAATTCATCTATACAGCTTTTCCTTAGAGGGTTGCTGGGGGGGAGCTGAAGCCAACCCCAAAGGAGGGGTTCATCCTGCATAGGTTGCCAGATAGGCAGATCTGCATGTAGAGACTGTTAGAGGAATATTATTTTCCAGTCAATTTCACAGCCtaataatattttcattttcagaatgAATTCTGTTAGTgaatgatttttgttttatcttatctGGAGATATATTTTTGAGcaccctctacctgtctctttctccatcaCTGTCTGCTCTTGACTtgcctttctctccctctgtatttCTGTAACTTCCAGGCTTTTGGGGGGAATGTTGCAGCAGCACTCTGCCAAGGTTGTTGAAATTAAATCCAAGTTCATGCCAGAGAAGTCAatttaagagaaagaaaacatttgtgaaaggtTTTGACTATTTGCTCTCTGCTCGTGTTAACCCTGTCTGATCTGGCTGGTGCTGCCACCTGACCAGAGCCAGTCTCTGCTTTGGATGGTATTAAGTTCCTGGGCCAGTGTGTTTATTGACTGTGTCTCCCTGCTAAGTACCTGCCATTAATCACAGAGCGCTCACCCATACTGAATTAAAGAGCAGCCACAGCCGCGAGAAAGGCTCAAGTCCAAATTGATCCTCATCAAGGCTATGAGGTGGAATGAGGAGGGCTCAGGGGGCGGCGGTCAATCTGCCTGCATCAGGGACACAATAAGAAAGTGTACCGTCTCCAAAGCCCGAAACACCCTGCTGCCTCATGCTGATGTATAAATTGAACTAAGATGAGAGTGATGCTGTAGGTCAGCTTGGATGCACTCACTCTAAGTTGATTTGGAACAGACAGACAAGCCTGATTATGGTCATTAACTTGTGTCCTGGGGCCACAGCTCTGTCCATATAACTGGGGCACCAGTGAGCGATCTCCGCCATTACCCAGCTCTTTTCTTGTGTTCAACATCATTCTCTGCTTCGAGGGAACAATAATCTCCTGAGCACTATCCAGCAGCCAACTTTAGGGTGCCAAGGTAACTGTGTTGATTACTTTTATCTATTAGAATCAAGGCTTTTCACCCTTTTCAAACTGGTGACATTGTAAATGTTCTACCTTTTTCGCAAAAATTTAGCAAAGTGCTTGCTTTGCAGCCCTCTGCACTTTTATAGAAAGGCCACACTGCAGCATTAGGGGacaggagaaggaagg
Protein-coding sequences here:
- the adra2c gene encoding alpha-2C adrenergic receptor; this encodes MNFFNSSSLEDGMEAENISSNSNNTSQSEYSQLAIWGLAGLVSFLILFTIVGNVLVVIAVLTSRALKPPQNLFLVSLASADILVATLVMPFSLANELMGYWFFGKIWCDIYLALDVLFCTSSIVHLCAISLDRYWSVTQALEYNLKRTPKRVKGMIVVVWLISAVISFPPLISMDRTSNESSPQCILNDETWYILYSSLGSFFAPCVIMILVYIRIYQVAKTRTRTMSEKKRDVDTPRENGIDKAEPGGSMKSNRGGSMKDQERENGHCQEQAAQSPLPNEPKHVSTDHDEDFEDSSSSDEKPKKNSTSSKHHHEDRKGRKSSRKSSSASKYSSRKSRASSKSMELFSSRRKRRSTINRKKISAAREKRFTFVLAVVMGVFVLCWFPFFFSYSLYGICREPCQIPETLFKFFFWIGYVNSSLNPVIYTIFNQDFRRAFQKILCRSWKRSF